Proteins from a single region of Stutzerimonas stutzeri:
- a CDS encoding M23 family metallopeptidase: MSRFLALLLCLAFALPAHAEGFITRLLNKPVPGGVAVIEVGDGPTAPQTHYQGKPTLVVREDGKRWITIVGIPLSAKPGQQQLEVDGRPQTFQVESREYRAQHITLKNQRQVNPNPADLKRIERELDEQNRAYRQFSANQPSNLLFDRPVDGPLSSPFGLRRFFNGEERNPHSGLDFAAKTGTPIKAPAAGKVILTGDYFFNGKTVFVDHGQGLISMFCHLSEIGVKVGDQLARGQVLGKVGATGRATGPHLHWNVSLNDARVDPAIFIGAYKP, from the coding sequence ATGTCACGTTTCCTCGCCCTGCTGCTCTGCCTCGCGTTTGCCCTGCCCGCCCATGCCGAAGGCTTCATCACCCGCCTGCTCAACAAACCCGTGCCCGGTGGCGTTGCCGTAATCGAAGTAGGCGATGGCCCTACCGCGCCACAGACGCACTACCAGGGCAAGCCAACACTGGTGGTGCGCGAGGATGGCAAGCGCTGGATCACTATCGTCGGTATCCCGCTGTCGGCGAAGCCGGGCCAGCAACAACTGGAGGTCGACGGCCGTCCCCAGACCTTCCAGGTCGAAAGCCGCGAGTACCGTGCGCAGCACATCACCCTGAAGAATCAGCGCCAAGTCAATCCGAACCCGGCAGACCTCAAGCGCATCGAGCGTGAGCTGGACGAACAGAACCGCGCCTACCGCCAGTTCAGCGCCAACCAGCCAAGCAATCTGTTGTTCGATCGCCCGGTGGACGGCCCGCTGTCGTCGCCGTTCGGCCTGCGCCGCTTCTTCAACGGCGAGGAACGTAACCCGCACTCGGGCCTGGATTTCGCCGCAAAGACCGGCACTCCGATCAAGGCACCGGCAGCGGGCAAGGTCATACTGACCGGCGACTATTTCTTCAACGGCAAGACAGTCTTCGTCGACCATGGCCAGGGGTTGATCAGCATGTTCTGCCATCTTTCCGAGATCGGTGTGAAAGTCGGCGACCAGCTGGCACGGGGTCAGGTGCTCGGCAAAGTCGGGGCAACCGGGCGTGCCACTGGCCCCCACTTGCACTGGAACGTAAGCCTTAACGACGCGCGAGTCGACCCGGCCATCTTCATCGGCGCGTACAAGCCTTGA
- a CDS encoding DUF2946 domain-containing protein: MSIWLGLFAMLMIHVGPLYSAVQAAQANAQHHHHAEHEPAAHGHHGQARAGEPAWLAALELCGYCELLTVNPPLNLSVDLVLPRHTPAYFHPLPEQPQAPASRRSSGHPRAPPHLHC; the protein is encoded by the coding sequence ATGAGCATCTGGCTTGGCCTGTTCGCCATGCTGATGATTCATGTCGGCCCGTTGTACTCCGCCGTCCAGGCCGCCCAGGCCAATGCGCAGCACCATCACCATGCCGAGCATGAGCCTGCTGCCCACGGTCATCACGGCCAGGCGCGTGCAGGCGAGCCTGCGTGGCTAGCAGCGCTCGAACTTTGCGGCTATTGCGAGTTGTTGACGGTCAACCCGCCGCTCAACCTGTCCGTCGACCTGGTGCTGCCGCGCCACACGCCGGCCTACTTCCATCCACTTCCCGAACAGCCGCAGGCTCCTGCGTCTCGCCGCAGCAGCGGCCACCCCCGCGCTCCACCGCATCTCCACTGCTGA
- a CDS encoding TonB-dependent copper receptor, whose translation MSSITHGCTAPARLSERFSIQPSRLRWQFAHAALLALLAGGALAAEHDHAAHGEQADSVELAPMVVTGVSQQSPLTVVTDPKIPRQPMPASDGADYLKTIPGFSAVRNGGVNGDPVFRGMFGSRLKLLSNGGEMLGACPNRMDSPSSYISPDTFDKLTVIKGPQTVLWGPGASAATVLFEREPEQLSEPDYRINGSLLTGSNGRFDRNLDAAAGNAQGYARLMANSSQADDYDDGNGDTMPSRYDKWNTDVALGWTPDADTLVELTAGRGDGYARYAGRGMDGSQFQRESLGLRFEKTDIGETFYGLEAQVYYNYADHIMDNYSLRSPGGMMPDPTLSRVDRRTLGGRLVGTWQWTDVELKAGVDAQRSEHRKLMNPSLAVNLPVAAAGSDALPWIPDAMLHSYGVFGELSWQLSEREKLISGLRLDLHEAEDQRRLFNSHNASTMKKEDWDNPTAGDTRRDTLYSGFVRYEEELTSLPATWYVGLGHAERFPDYWELFVSNPGPVGTVQPFDSVRPEKTTQLDVGLQYAKGPLEAWVSAYAGLVEDYILFSYVPGVMPGMLRAEVSNVDATIAGAEMGASYRFSSNWKGDASLAYAWGENRSDDRALPQIPPLEGRLGLTYERDNWSTSGLWRVVASQGRVAENQGTVVGKDFDESAGFGVLAVNGAYRLNKNFKLSAGVDNLLDKAYSEHLNLAGSAGFADYGLEPTSRVNEPGRTYWARVDMSF comes from the coding sequence ATGTCCAGCATTACTCATGGCTGTACGGCGCCTGCGCGCCTGTCTGAGCGTTTTTCGATTCAACCGTCCCGTCTGCGTTGGCAGTTCGCCCATGCCGCACTCCTGGCGCTGCTCGCCGGTGGCGCGCTGGCGGCCGAGCATGATCATGCCGCCCACGGCGAGCAGGCCGACAGCGTCGAACTGGCGCCGATGGTCGTTACCGGTGTCAGCCAGCAGTCGCCACTCACCGTTGTTACCGACCCGAAGATTCCCCGCCAGCCGATGCCGGCCAGTGACGGCGCGGACTATCTGAAGACCATCCCCGGCTTCTCCGCCGTGCGCAACGGCGGGGTGAACGGCGATCCGGTATTCCGCGGCATGTTCGGCTCGCGCCTCAAGCTGCTCTCCAACGGCGGCGAGATGCTCGGCGCCTGTCCGAACCGCATGGATTCGCCCAGTTCCTATATCAGCCCGGATACGTTCGACAAGCTGACCGTCATCAAGGGGCCGCAGACCGTGCTCTGGGGGCCCGGTGCGTCGGCAGCCACAGTGCTGTTCGAGCGTGAGCCTGAGCAGCTCAGTGAGCCCGACTACCGCATCAACGGCAGCCTGCTGACCGGCTCCAACGGGCGCTTCGACCGCAACCTGGATGCCGCGGCGGGCAACGCCCAGGGCTACGCGCGGCTGATGGCCAACAGCTCTCAGGCCGACGATTACGACGACGGCAATGGCGACACCATGCCGTCGCGCTACGACAAGTGGAACACCGATGTCGCCCTGGGCTGGACGCCGGATGCGGACACGCTCGTCGAACTGACCGCAGGTCGCGGCGATGGCTATGCGCGTTACGCAGGGCGCGGCATGGACGGCAGCCAGTTCCAGCGCGAAAGCCTCGGCCTGCGTTTCGAGAAGACCGACATCGGAGAGACCTTCTATGGCCTCGAGGCGCAGGTCTACTACAACTACGCCGACCACATCATGGATAACTACAGCCTGCGCAGTCCGGGCGGGATGATGCCGGACCCGACGCTTTCGCGGGTCGATCGTCGTACCCTTGGCGGGCGGCTGGTTGGCACCTGGCAGTGGACCGATGTCGAACTCAAGGCCGGCGTCGACGCGCAGCGCAGCGAGCATCGGAAACTTATGAATCCATCGCTTGCTGTGAATCTACCGGTCGCTGCCGCGGGAAGCGACGCGCTGCCCTGGATACCAGACGCGATGTTGCATAGCTACGGCGTGTTTGGCGAGCTGAGCTGGCAGCTCAGCGAGCGCGAGAAGCTGATCAGCGGCCTGCGCCTGGACCTGCACGAAGCTGAAGATCAGCGCCGTTTGTTCAACAGCCACAACGCTTCCACTATGAAGAAGGAGGATTGGGACAACCCCACCGCCGGCGATACCCGCCGCGACACGCTCTATAGCGGCTTCGTGCGCTACGAGGAAGAACTCACCAGCCTGCCGGCGACCTGGTATGTCGGCCTCGGCCATGCCGAACGCTTCCCCGACTACTGGGAGCTGTTCGTCTCCAACCCGGGGCCGGTGGGCACTGTGCAACCCTTCGACTCGGTGCGGCCGGAGAAGACCACGCAGCTGGACGTCGGCCTGCAATACGCCAAGGGGCCGCTGGAGGCCTGGGTTTCAGCCTATGCCGGGCTGGTGGAAGACTACATCCTGTTCAGCTACGTACCTGGCGTGATGCCCGGCATGCTCCGCGCCGAGGTCAGCAACGTCGACGCGACCATCGCCGGTGCCGAGATGGGCGCCAGCTACCGCTTCAGCAGCAACTGGAAGGGGGATGCGAGCCTGGCCTATGCCTGGGGCGAGAACCGCAGCGACGATCGCGCGCTACCGCAGATCCCGCCGCTGGAAGGGCGCCTGGGTCTGACCTACGAGCGAGACAACTGGAGCACCAGCGGTCTCTGGCGCGTGGTTGCCTCGCAGGGAAGGGTCGCAGAGAACCAGGGCACGGTGGTCGGCAAGGACTTCGACGAGAGCGCCGGCTTCGGCGTGCTGGCGGTCAACGGCGCCTACCGGCTCAACAAGAACTTCAAGCTCAGTGCGGGCGTCGACAACCTGCTGGACAAGGCCTACAGCGAGCATCTCAATCTAGCCGGCAGTGCGGGCTTCGCCGATTACGGCCTTGAGCCCACCAGCCGAGTCAACGAACCGGGCCGCACCTACTGGGCGCGGGTCGACATGAGCTTCTAA
- the guaB gene encoding IMP dehydrogenase, with protein sequence MLRISQEALTFDDVLLIPGYSEVLPKDVSLKTRLTREIELNIPLVSAAMDTVTEARLAIAMAQEGGIGIIHKNMSIEQQAAEVRKVKRHETAIVHDPVTVTPETKISELLRKAHELGFSGFPVVSGKELVGIVTGRDLRFTPNAGDSVAAIMTPKEKLVTVLEGTALEEIKTELYKHRIEKMLVVDGNFHLRGLVTFRDIEKAKTYPLASKDSQGRLRVGAAVGTGADTGDRVEALAAAGVDVVVVDTAHGHSRGVIDRVRWVKENFPQVQVIGGNIATAEAALDLVKAGADAVKVGIGPGSICTTRIVAGVGVPQISAIANVSAALEGTGVPMIADGGIRFSGDLSKAIVAGANAVMMGSMFAGTEEAPGEIELFQGRSYKAYRGMGSLGAMSQAQGSSDRYFQDSAAGAEKLVPEGIEGRVPYKGSLAAIIHQLMGGLRASMGYTGSATVDEMRSKPQFVRITGAGMAESHVHDVQITKEAPNYRVG encoded by the coding sequence ATGCTGCGTATCAGCCAAGAAGCCCTGACTTTCGATGATGTTCTCCTGATCCCGGGATATTCCGAGGTTCTGCCGAAGGATGTCAGCCTGAAGACCCGTCTGACCCGCGAAATCGAGCTGAACATTCCGCTGGTTTCCGCGGCCATGGACACCGTCACCGAAGCGCGCCTGGCCATTGCCATGGCTCAGGAAGGCGGCATCGGCATCATCCACAAGAACATGAGCATCGAGCAGCAGGCTGCCGAGGTGCGCAAGGTCAAGCGTCACGAGACCGCCATCGTTCACGATCCGGTCACCGTCACGCCGGAAACCAAGATCAGCGAGCTGCTGCGCAAGGCGCATGAACTGGGCTTCTCCGGCTTTCCGGTAGTGTCTGGCAAGGAGCTGGTCGGCATTGTCACCGGTCGAGATCTGCGCTTCACGCCCAATGCCGGCGATTCGGTCGCGGCGATCATGACGCCCAAGGAAAAGCTGGTCACCGTGCTCGAAGGCACCGCCCTGGAAGAAATCAAGACTGAGCTCTACAAGCACCGCATCGAGAAGATGCTCGTGGTAGACGGCAATTTCCACCTGCGCGGCCTGGTCACCTTCCGCGACATCGAGAAAGCCAAGACCTACCCGCTGGCCTCCAAGGACAGCCAGGGGCGTCTGCGCGTTGGCGCAGCGGTCGGTACCGGCGCCGATACCGGTGATCGCGTCGAAGCACTGGCTGCTGCCGGTGTCGATGTGGTGGTGGTGGACACCGCCCACGGCCATTCCCGTGGCGTGATCGATCGCGTGCGTTGGGTGAAGGAGAACTTCCCGCAGGTGCAGGTGATCGGCGGCAACATCGCCACTGCCGAAGCTGCGCTGGACCTGGTCAAGGCCGGCGCCGATGCGGTCAAGGTCGGTATCGGCCCGGGCTCAATCTGCACCACACGCATCGTCGCCGGTGTCGGCGTGCCGCAGATCTCCGCCATCGCCAACGTATCCGCCGCACTGGAAGGCACCGGCGTGCCGATGATCGCCGACGGTGGTATCCGCTTCTCCGGTGACCTGTCCAAGGCCATCGTTGCAGGCGCCAACGCCGTGATGATGGGCTCGATGTTCGCCGGTACCGAAGAAGCCCCGGGCGAAATCGAGCTGTTCCAGGGCCGTTCCTACAAGGCTTACCGCGGCATGGGCTCGCTGGGTGCCATGTCCCAGGCACAGGGCTCCTCGGATCGTTACTTCCAGGACTCCGCCGCCGGTGCCGAGAAGCTGGTCCCCGAAGGCATCGAAGGCCGCGTACCGTACAAGGGCTCGCTGGCCGCGATCATCCACCAGCTGATGGGCGGTCTGCGTGCATCCATGGGCTATACCGGCAGTGCTACCGTCGACGAGATGCGCAGCAAGCCGCAGTTCGTGCGTATCACCGGTGCCGGCATGGCCGAGTCACACGTGCATGACGTGCAGATCACTAAAGAGGCGCCGAACTACCGGGTCGGCTAA
- a CDS encoding hydrolase produces the protein MRIKATDSTLLIIDIQERLFPVILDNETMAEHTAWLQQVAQRVGVPVLLTEQYSKGLGPTVATLRDGVEATAILEKLDFSAAGDGELFKRPGGERRQFVICGCETHVCVLQTVLDLLDRGNEVFVVEEAVSSRRASDKALALQRMRQAGAQIVSREMVAFEWMERAGTELFKTISRELIR, from the coding sequence ATGCGCATCAAAGCGACGGACTCCACCCTGCTGATCATCGACATCCAGGAACGCCTGTTCCCGGTCATCCTCGACAATGAAACCATGGCCGAGCACACCGCCTGGCTGCAGCAGGTGGCGCAACGGGTCGGTGTGCCGGTGCTGCTGACCGAGCAGTACAGCAAGGGCCTCGGCCCAACCGTCGCCACCCTGCGCGACGGCGTGGAGGCCACCGCGATCCTCGAGAAGCTGGACTTCTCCGCCGCTGGCGACGGCGAGCTGTTCAAGCGCCCCGGTGGCGAACGCCGCCAGTTCGTCATCTGCGGCTGCGAGACTCACGTCTGCGTGCTGCAAACGGTGCTCGACCTGCTCGACCGCGGCAACGAAGTGTTCGTCGTCGAGGAAGCCGTCAGCTCGCGGCGCGCCAGCGACAAGGCGCTGGCACTGCAGCGCATGCGCCAGGCCGGCGCGCAGATCGTCTCGCGCGAGATGGTTGCCTTCGAGTGGATGGAGCGCGCCGGCACCGAGTTGTTCAAGACGATCAGCCGCGAGCTCATCCGTTAA
- the guaA gene encoding glutamine-hydrolyzing GMP synthase: MAHPDIHAHRILILDFGSQYTQLIARRVREIGVYCELHPWDMSDEDIRAFAPRGIILAGGPESVHEEGSPRAPQAVFDLGVPLFGICYGMQTMSEQLGGKVQGSDVREFGYARVDLVGKSRLFDGIEDHMDDDGVFGLDVWMSHGDKVTEIPAGFHLLASTPSCPIAAMGDDSRGYYGVQFHPEVTHTRQGGRILSRFILDICGCEALWTPSNIVEDAIAQVRAQVGDANVLLGLSGGVDSSVVAALLHKAIGEQLTCVFVDNGLLRLHEGDQVMAMFAENMGVKVIRADAEAQFLGNLEGEADPEKKRKIIGRTFIDVFDAEASKLDNIQFLAQGTIYPDVIESAGAKSGKAHVIKSHHNVGGLPEEMNLKLVEPLRELFKDEVRKIGLELGLPYDMVYRHPFPGPGLGVRILGEVKKEYADLLRRADHIFIEELRNFDWYHKTSQAFVVFQPVKSVGVVGDGRRYAWVVALRAVETIDFMTARWAHLPYELLEKVSNRIINEIEGISRVTYDVSSKPPATIEWE; the protein is encoded by the coding sequence ATGGCTCATCCTGACATCCACGCCCACCGCATCCTGATTCTGGATTTCGGTTCCCAGTACACCCAGCTGATCGCTCGTCGTGTGCGTGAGATCGGCGTCTACTGCGAACTGCACCCTTGGGACATGAGCGATGAGGACATCCGTGCCTTCGCCCCGCGCGGCATCATTCTCGCCGGTGGTCCCGAGTCGGTTCACGAAGAGGGTAGCCCGCGCGCGCCTCAGGCTGTGTTCGATCTCGGTGTGCCGCTATTCGGTATCTGCTACGGCATGCAGACCATGTCCGAGCAGCTGGGCGGCAAGGTGCAGGGCTCGGACGTTCGCGAGTTTGGCTATGCCCGCGTCGACCTGGTCGGCAAGTCACGGCTGTTCGACGGCATCGAAGACCACATGGATGACGATGGTGTATTCGGCCTCGACGTATGGATGAGCCATGGTGACAAGGTCACCGAGATTCCGGCCGGCTTCCACCTCCTGGCTAGCACCCCCAGCTGCCCGATCGCCGCAATGGGCGACGATTCCCGTGGTTACTACGGCGTGCAGTTTCACCCGGAAGTGACCCACACTCGCCAGGGTGGGCGCATCCTGTCGCGCTTTATCCTCGATATCTGCGGCTGCGAAGCACTGTGGACGCCTTCGAACATCGTCGAAGATGCCATTGCCCAGGTGCGTGCCCAGGTCGGTGATGCCAACGTCCTGCTCGGCCTTTCCGGCGGTGTCGATTCGTCGGTGGTCGCGGCGCTGCTGCACAAGGCCATTGGCGAGCAGCTGACCTGCGTATTCGTCGACAACGGCCTGCTGCGCCTGCACGAGGGTGATCAAGTGATGGCCATGTTCGCCGAGAACATGGGCGTCAAAGTGATCCGTGCCGACGCCGAAGCGCAGTTCCTCGGCAACCTCGAAGGCGAGGCGGACCCGGAGAAGAAGCGCAAAATCATCGGTCGCACCTTTATCGACGTGTTCGATGCCGAAGCCAGCAAGCTGGACAACATCCAGTTCCTTGCCCAAGGCACCATCTACCCGGACGTGATCGAGTCTGCGGGCGCCAAGAGCGGCAAGGCGCATGTCATTAAGTCGCACCACAATGTCGGTGGCCTGCCGGAGGAAATGAACCTCAAGCTGGTCGAGCCGTTGCGTGAGCTGTTCAAGGACGAGGTGCGCAAGATCGGTCTGGAGCTCGGCCTGCCCTACGACATGGTCTACCGTCATCCTTTCCCAGGCCCAGGCCTGGGCGTTCGCATCCTCGGCGAAGTGAAGAAGGAATACGCCGACCTGCTGCGTCGCGCGGATCACATCTTCATCGAAGAGCTGCGCAACTTCGACTGGTATCACAAGACCAGCCAGGCGTTCGTGGTGTTCCAGCCGGTGAAGTCGGTCGGTGTGGTGGGTGATGGCCGCCGCTACGCCTGGGTCGTTGCACTGCGCGCGGTGGAAACCATCGACTTCATGACTGCACGTTGGGCGCACCTGCCTTACGAGCTGCTGGAGAAGGTGTCCAACCGCATCATCAACGAAATCGAAGGCATCTCCCGGGTGACCTACGATGTGTCGAGCAAGCCGCCTGCCACCATCGAGTGGGAGTGA
- the xseA gene encoding exodeoxyribonuclease VII large subunit encodes MLKDPFQRLNLDREVLTVSQLNGRARLLLEDVFAQVWVEGEISNLARPASGHIYFTLKDKNAQVRCALFRQNAARVRQALRDGLAVRVRGKVSLFEGRGDYQLILDTLEPAGDGALRLAFEALKEKLSAEGLFAAERKAALPAHPRRIGIVSSPTGAVIRDIISVFKRRAPQVELTLIPTAVQGREATGQIVRALQLADAQGFDALILARGGGSLEDLWCFNEEAVARAVDACVTPIVSAVGHETDVSIADFVADVRAPTPSAAAELLAPSSADLQHRLSGLQQRLVLRIRDRLHRDAMRLESLTRRLRHPGERLQQQAQRIDDLEQRLLRAVDRRLCSGQERLARLETRLAAQHPGRTLNLLRQRLEHLSSRLPRAMQANLKGRRQHLQGLAQTLNVVSPLATLSRGYSILLDDRGQAIRNASQTQPGQRLKARLGEGELEVRVEDNHLEPITLPLL; translated from the coding sequence ATGCTCAAAGATCCCTTCCAGCGTCTGAATCTCGATCGCGAAGTGCTGACCGTCAGTCAGCTCAACGGTCGCGCCCGCCTGTTGCTCGAGGACGTGTTCGCCCAGGTCTGGGTCGAAGGCGAGATTTCCAACCTCGCCCGCCCGGCTTCCGGCCACATCTATTTCACCCTCAAGGACAAGAACGCCCAGGTGCGCTGTGCGCTGTTCCGGCAGAACGCGGCGCGGGTTCGCCAGGCACTGCGCGACGGCCTGGCGGTGCGGGTACGCGGCAAGGTTTCGCTGTTCGAGGGACGCGGCGACTACCAGCTGATTCTCGACACGCTGGAGCCGGCCGGCGACGGCGCTTTGCGCCTGGCCTTCGAGGCACTGAAGGAAAAGCTCAGCGCCGAAGGCCTGTTCGCTGCCGAACGCAAGGCTGCCCTGCCCGCCCACCCGCGGCGCATCGGCATCGTCAGCTCGCCGACCGGCGCGGTCATTCGCGACATCATTTCGGTGTTCAAGCGCCGCGCACCTCAAGTCGAGCTGACGCTGATCCCCACCGCCGTGCAAGGTCGCGAAGCCACCGGACAGATCGTCCGCGCACTGCAGCTGGCCGATGCCCAGGGCTTCGATGCGCTGATTCTGGCCCGCGGCGGCGGTTCGCTGGAGGACCTATGGTGCTTCAACGAAGAAGCGGTGGCGCGCGCGGTGGATGCCTGTGTCACGCCGATTGTCAGCGCCGTGGGCCACGAAACCGATGTCTCGATCGCCGACTTCGTCGCGGACGTTCGCGCGCCGACGCCTTCGGCTGCCGCCGAACTGCTGGCACCGAGCAGCGCCGACCTGCAACACCGGCTGAGCGGGCTGCAACAGCGCCTGGTATTGCGCATACGCGACCGCCTGCACCGTGACGCCATGCGCCTGGAAAGTCTGACTCGCCGCCTGCGCCACCCCGGCGAACGCCTACAACAGCAGGCCCAGCGTATCGACGACCTCGAGCAGCGCCTGCTGCGTGCCGTCGACCGACGCCTGTGCAGCGGGCAGGAGCGTCTGGCCCGCCTGGAAACCCGACTCGCCGCGCAACATCCGGGGCGTACCCTCAACCTGCTGCGTCAGCGCCTCGAGCATCTGTCCTCGCGCCTGCCACGGGCAATGCAGGCCAACCTGAAGGGGCGACGCCAGCACCTGCAAGGCCTCGCCCAGACACTAAACGTGGTGAGTCCGCTGGCCACGCTCAGCCGCGGCTACAGTATTCTGCTCGACGATCGCGGCCAGGCGATCCGCAACGCCAGCCAGACCCAGCCTGGCCAGCGGCTGAAAGCCAGGCTCGGTGAAGGGGAACTGGAGGTCAGGGTGGAAGACAATCATCTGGAGCCGATCACACTGCCGCTGCTGTAA
- a CDS encoding mechanosensitive ion channel family protein: protein MSDDLATWLDWLRAHAELQTLLASATLIFAAWLSNWIVKRILVRGLYRLLRHTRDGELQDFGVIKRLSNIVPALVLSIGVRTVPGLPDAAVTVVQNVCGGFIVLTIALALGAVLDIINVVYQRRPDARLHPIKGYLQVVKIVIYAIATILIIATLIDRSPLILLSGLGAMAAVLMLIFQDTLLSLVASVQITSNDLIRVGDWVEMPQLNADGDVIDIALHTVKVQNWDKTITSIPTKRFISDSFKNWRGMQESGGRRIKRSLYLDQQSVHFLDAEERKRLYRFSLLEDYLVNKRKEIDEWNAKLAERGQDPVNTRRVTNLGTFRAYVERYLRAHPGVHQNMTLMVRQLSPTADGLPLEIYCFTNTVAWTQYEAIQSDIFDHLLAILPEFGLRVFQHPSGGDMRDWRDSLIPRGNAALQQPDEHPTGEKS from the coding sequence ATGTCTGACGATCTGGCCACCTGGCTGGACTGGCTCAGAGCCCATGCCGAACTGCAGACCCTACTTGCCAGCGCCACGCTGATCTTCGCCGCCTGGCTATCCAACTGGATCGTCAAACGCATCCTGGTGCGCGGCCTCTACCGCCTGTTACGGCACACGCGCGATGGCGAACTGCAGGATTTCGGCGTCATCAAGCGGCTGTCGAACATCGTCCCGGCACTGGTGCTGTCGATCGGCGTAAGGACGGTTCCCGGCCTGCCGGACGCTGCGGTGACCGTGGTGCAGAATGTCTGCGGCGGCTTCATCGTACTGACCATCGCACTGGCCCTCGGCGCGGTGCTCGACATCATCAACGTGGTCTACCAGCGCCGACCGGACGCCCGCCTGCACCCGATCAAGGGCTATCTGCAGGTGGTGAAGATCGTCATCTACGCCATCGCGACGATCCTGATCATCGCCACGCTGATCGATCGATCGCCACTGATCCTGCTGTCCGGCCTGGGTGCCATGGCAGCGGTATTGATGCTGATCTTCCAGGACACCCTGCTGTCGCTGGTGGCCAGCGTGCAGATCACCTCCAACGACCTGATCCGCGTCGGCGACTGGGTGGAGATGCCGCAGCTCAACGCCGACGGCGACGTGATCGACATCGCCCTGCATACGGTCAAGGTGCAGAACTGGGACAAGACCATCACCAGCATCCCGACCAAACGCTTCATTTCCGACTCGTTCAAGAACTGGCGCGGCATGCAGGAAAGTGGCGGTCGGCGCATCAAGCGCAGCCTGTATCTGGATCAGCAGAGCGTGCATTTTCTCGACGCCGAAGAGCGCAAGCGGCTTTACCGCTTCAGCCTGCTGGAGGACTACCTGGTCAATAAGCGCAAGGAGATCGACGAGTGGAACGCCAAGCTCGCCGAGCGCGGGCAGGACCCGGTCAACACCCGCAGGGTCACCAATCTGGGGACGTTTCGCGCCTATGTCGAACGCTACCTGCGCGCCCATCCTGGCGTGCATCAGAACATGACGCTGATGGTGCGCCAGCTGAGCCCGACCGCCGATGGCCTGCCGCTGGAGATCTACTGCTTCACCAACACGGTGGCCTGGACACAGTACGAAGCGATCCAGTCGGACATCTTCGACCATTTGCTGGCGATCCTGCCCGAGTTCGGCCTGCGGGTATTCCAGCACCCGAGCGGTGGGGATATGCGGGACTGGCGTGATTCACTGATACCGCGCGGTAATGCCGCGCTGCAGCAGCCGGATGAGCACCCGACCGGGGAGAAAAGCTAA